GAAGCCGCACCGGGGGCTGCGGGACCGGCTGCTGAACAACGTCTCGACGGGGCTGGTGGACGGGGTGGCGTGGGCGCTGGAGTCTCGTCTTATGTCACGCTGGATTGATTATCGGGGATAGGGTCAGCTCCGCCTGCAGGCTACCGCGGGTCCAGTGTGAGCTCGGTGGGCTGCACGAAGGTGAGCCTGAAATGCTCCAGGATGTCGCGCCCCAAGAGTGACTCATGCTCGGTCCCGCTCTCGGAGTCGGCTATCCAAATGACGATCTCTCGCGCCCACGTCTCGTCATCATCGTGCGACAGAAAGAGCACGGCAGGCACCGCAAAGTACGAGTGTCCGGCCCCGGCGCCGCCCAGGCGTTCGGCATGGAAGCTGCGGACCGTACGCCACTGCGACTCACTCACGGCCAGCCTGAGCGAATCCTGAGGGTGGAGCACAGAGACATCGGCGCCAGTATCAACCAGGAACTGGAGCCTCGCGTAGCTGTCAATTGAGGGCACGTAGAGAAACGCGTCGAGGAGCGGCACCTGTGTCGGAGCGGGATCGTTCTTTCCAAGGTGTGTGGAACTGAAGAATCCTCTGATCACTAGAGGAGGACTATCGCGCGTCTCCTAGTGAGATGATCGATAGCGATCACATCCAGAGGCCAGCCGGATTGCTTCGCCGCCGCGAGGACGTCCTTCATCGAATCTTCGAAAAGAAACTGGCCCTTGTATGATGCGACCCACTGCCCTTCATGTTGCTCAATCAGGCGCGAGCGTTCGCGCGCTAGGTGGTCGGAGTAGGCGCGCCCCTCGGCTATGAGGTTTCGCACGCGCCGTTCATCGAAGCCCTTCGGCAGCCTCTCCGGGTGGAACTGTGCGGCCAACGGTTCACCTTCCTACGTCTAGCGGTCAGGCTAGCTATTATAGTCGGACGCGGCTCGCGGGGGGCGTTGCATCGTATACGCATGTCCGAAAACTGACCCTCGATTTCGTCCGGCGATGGCCCAAGTGGGCGCCTCCGACACGTTGTGCGGAGATCCCAGGCTGAATACCGACGGGAAGGTGACAGATTAAATTGACGGAATGTGACCCGGGGGGCTTGCAATTGGGGTAGCGGATTGGGTAGCATCCGCTGGTTGACATCCCCTCGATCCCATTTGTATACTCACTAGAGGCTAGACAGAACCCCCTTGCCCAATCATCCCCATGTGTCCCTTTTCGAGGGACTATTTCTGTCACCAGGAGATCACGGTTCGTAACGCATTGTCAGGAGCGCCGCCCGAATGACTGTCTCTACAGACATGGTCAGTACTCGATCGTTGGTTCCGGAGAGCAAGAAATCCTATGCGAAGATCGCTCACGTACTGGACATCCCGCACCTGATTCACATTCAACTCTCGTCGTTCGAGTGGTTCAGGAAGGAAGGCCTTCGCGAGCTTCTGGACGAGATCTCCCCGATCGAAGACTTCACGGGCACGCGCATGAAGCTGCGCTTCCGCGACTACTCGTTCGGTGACCCCAAGCACACCGAGCTGGATTGCCGCGAACGCGACATGACGTACTCCGCCCCGCTCAAGGTCTGGGTGGAGTTGGAGGTCAAAGAGACCGGGGAGGTCAAGGAGCAGGAACTCTTCATGGGCGACTTCCCGCTGATGACGCCCAACGGCACCTTCGTGATCAACGGCGCGGAGCGCGTCGTGGTGTCGCAGCTCGTGCGCTCGCCGGGCGTGTACTTCACACAGGAGACCGACCCGACGACGGGCCGGCAGCTCTGCTACGGCAAGCTGATCCCGAACCGCGGCGCCTGGCTGGAGTTCGAGACGAGCAACAAGGACGTCATGTCGGTCAAGGTCGACCGCAAGCGGAAGATCCCGGTGACGACGCTGCTGCGCGCGATCGACCAGCAAGAAGGGCTGTCGGACAGCGAGCTTGGCACCGACGAACGCATCCTCGCGAAGTTCGCTGACATCGACACGAACGAAGAGCACCAGTACATCCGCACGACGCTCGACAAGGAGGCGTCGTCGAGCAAGCAGGAAGCGCTGCTGGACTTCTACCGGCGGCTGCGCCCGGGCGACCCGCCGACGCTGGAGAACGCGCGCGGGCTGCTGAACTCGTTGTTCTTCAATCCCCGGCGCTACGACCTGGGCCGCGTCGGCCGCTACAAGCTGAACCGCCGGCTGCAGTTGGACACGGAGCAAAAGATCCGCGTCCTGCAGCCGCGCGACCTCGAGACGATCATCCGCACGCAGTTGCAATTGAACAACGGCGTCGGCCACCCGGACGACATCGACCACCTGGGCAACCGCCGCGTGCGGGCTGTCGGTGAGTTGATCCAGAACCAGTTCCGGATCGGGCTGCTGCGCATGGAGCGCGTCGTGCGCGAGCGCATGACGATCATCGACCCGGACCAGGCGACGCCGAGCGCGCTGATCAACATCCGCCCGGTCGTCGCGTCGATGAAGGAGTTCTTCGGCGGGTCGCAGCTTTCGCAGTTCATGGACCAGACGAACCCGCTGGCGGAGTTGACGCACAAGCGGCGTCTCTCGGCGTTGGGCCCGGGCGGTCTTTCGCGCGACCGCGCCGGTTTCGACGTGCGTGACGTGCACTTCAGCCACTACGGGCGCATCTGTCCGATCGAGACGCCGGAAGGCCCGAACATCGGCCTGATCGGGTCGCTGGCGACGTACGGCATCGTAAACCCGTACGGCTTCATCGAGACGCCGTACCGGCGCGTCGTGGGCGAGTTGCCGGCGGACTCCGCGGAGTGGGTCGGACGCTACCTCGCTGAAGACGTCGATGGCGTCGGCGACGCGGGCACGCAGATCGACGATGCGGCGGCGAAGAAGCTTTCGCGCAAGGGCAACAAGCCCGTGAAGGTGCGGCCGTTCGTCAGCACGCAGATCGAATACCTGGCGGCGGACGAAGAGGACCGCTACGTCATCGCGCAGGCGAACGCGATTCTCGACGAGAACAATCACTTCATCGAGGACCGCATCGAGGCGCGGGTGGGCGAGCGGTTCATCATGGAGCCGCCGAACCGCGTCGAGTGGATGGACGTGTCTCCGAAGCAGATCCTGAGCGTCGCGACGTCGCTGATCCCGTTCCTCGAGCACAACGACGCGCCGCGCGCGCTGATGGGATCGAACATGCAACGCCAGGCGGTGCCGCTGGTACGGCCCGAGACGCCGATCGTGATGACGGGCGTGGAGGCGCAGGCGGCGCAGGACTCCGGCCAGGTGATCATCGCGGAGAACGAAGGCATGGTCTTGCAGGCGGACTCGAAGATGATCCGCGTGCAGTACGAAGGCGAGCCGGAGATCACGGAGTACCCGCTGCTCAAGTTCGTGCGCTCCAACCAGGGCACGTGCATCAACCAGCGCCCGACGGTGAAGACCGGCGACCGCGTATGGCGCGGGACGCCGCTCGCGGACAGCTCATCGACCAGCAAGGGCGAATTGGCGCTGGGGCAGAGCGTGCTCTGCGCGTTCATGAGCTGGCAGGGCTACAACTTCGAAGACGCGATCATCTTGTCGGAGGCGCTCGTGCGCGACGACAAGTTCACCTCGATCCACATCGAGAAGCACGAGGTGGAGTCGCGCGACACGAAGCTCGGGCCGGAAGAGATCACGCGCGACATCCCGAACGTCGGTGAGGAGTCGCTGCGCGACCTTGACGAGGACGGCATCATCCGCGTCGGCGCGGAGGTGAATTCGGGCGACATCCTGGTCGGGAAGATCACGCCGAAGGGCGAGACCGAACTGACGGCGGAAGAGAAGCTGCTGCGCGCGATCTTCGGCGAGAAGGCGCGCGAGGTGAAGGACACGTCGCTGCGGGTGCCGCACGGCGAGCGCGGCAAAGTCATCGACGTGAAGGTGTTCCGCCGTGACACGCACGACGAACTGCCGGCGGGCGTCAACGAACTGGTGCGCGTTTCGATCGCGCAGCGACGCAAGGTGTCCGAAGGCGACAAGATGGCGGGCCGTCACGGCAACAAGGGCGTCGTGGCGCGCATCCTGCCCGTCGAAGACATGCCGTACCTCGCGGACGGGACGCCCGTCGACATCATCCTGAATCCGATCGGCGTGCCGAGCCGGATGAACGTCGGGCAGGTGCTGGAGACGCACCTGGGCTGGGCGGCGAACCAACTTGGTTTCCGCGCCGTGACGCCGGTGTTCGATGGCGCCAGCGACCGGCTGATCGAAGACGAACTGGCGCGGGCATGGCTCGCACAGCAGGCCGACGCGTTGTACCGCGCCACCAACGGCAGCGGCGACGGCGTGTCGCCGTACGAGAAGCTCGACATGGAGAAGCTCGACGCATGGCTGTCGGCCCGCGGCTACGACAGCCGCGAGGTGCTCGATCCGACGCGCGCGGGGGTGGCCAAGCAGGCCTGCCTCGAAGTGTGGTTGGAGACGGTCGTCGGCGCGAAGCGCGTCAAGGGCATGGCGCCGGAGAAGATCGAAGAGAAGGTGAGCGAAGCGGCGTTCCAGGGCCTCGCGCCGCCGACGTGGGGCAAGCAGGCGGTGCTCGATGGCCGCACCGGCGAGCCGTTCGACCAGCCGGTGACGGTGGGCTACATCTACATGCTGAAGCTCGTCCACCTCGTCGAGGACAAGATCCACGCCCGCAGCACGGGGCCGTACTCGCTGATCACGCAGCAGCCGCTGGGTGGCAAGGCGCAGTTCGGCGGCCAGCGCTTCGGCGAGATGGAAGTGTGGGCGCTGGAAGCGTACGGCGCGGCGCACATCCTGCAGGAACTGCTGACCGTGAAGTCCGATGACATCGTCGGGCGCGTGAAGGCGTACGAAGCGATCGTCAAGGGCGAGGACGTGCTGGAGCCGGGGGTGCCGGAATCGTTCAAGGTGCTCGTGAAGGAGCTGCAGAGCCTTGGCCTCTCCGTGGAAGTGTTGAACGAAGACGAAGAGTCCGTGGAGTTCGTGGAAGAGGGGGAGGGCGTGCCCGAGCTGGGCATCAACCTCTCCGGCTTCGAAGGTGAGGAAAGAATCAGTGCTTGAGGTAAACGACTTCAACGCCGTCCGCATTTCGCTGGCGTCGCCGGAGCAGATCCGGTCGTGGTCGTACGGAGAGGTAACCAAGCCGGAGACGATCAACTACCGCACGCTCAAGCCGGAGAAGGACGGCCTGTTTTGCGAGAAGATCTTCGGTCCGACGAAGGACTTTGAGTGCTACTGCGGCAAGTACAAGCGCGTGCGCTACAAGGGCATCGTCTGCGACAAGTGCGGCGTCGAGGTGGCGCGCTCGAAGGTGCGCCGCGAGCGCATGGGGCACATTGAGCTTGCGTCGCCGGTCAGCCACATCTGGTTTGTGAAGGGGACGCCGAGCCGGCTCGGGCTGCTGCTCGACGTATCGCCGCGCTCGCTGGAGCGTGTGCTGTACTTCGCGCAGTTCATCGTCACATCGGTCGATGAGAATGCCAAGAAGCGCGCGCTCGAGCACCTGAAAGAAGAGATGGACCGCGAGGCGACGCGCCGCGAGAAGCAGTTCGCGGACCGCATCGAGGAGCTCCAGGAAGAACAGGCTGCGGCCGAGAAGCAGATCGCCGACGACAAGAAGAACAAGCTGGAGCAGATCGAAGACGATCGCCAGGAAGCGGCCGACGCGATCATGCAGCAGGCCGTCGAGGTCGAAGCTGATCTGAAGGAGAACATCGGCAAGTCCGCTCGCAAGGGCTACCGCATCGGCGACGCGCTCGTCGTCGAGCGCGGCACGGTGATCGAAAAGGGCATCATCAGCGGGCTGACGAAGGTCGCGAAGGAGCGCGTGGCGGCGCTCGAAGCGGACTACAAGAAGAAGCGCGAAGACGCGACGCTCATGCTGGATGCGGCGCTCGACCAGAAGCGCTCGAAGATCCTCGAGGAACTCAAGCCGAACCAGGAGAAGGTCGGCGGCGAGCGCCAAGCCGTCTACGCGGAGTTCCAGGGGCGGATCGATGAGTTGGAGAAGCTCGTCGACCCGGTCGACAACGACTCGATGATCCTGCTGCCGGAGTCGCAATTCCGCGAGATCGTCGAACGTCACGGCAACGTGATCGAGGCGGGCATGGGCGCCGAGGCGATCCTGAAGATCCTCGAGCGCGTGGATCTGGAGCGGCTGCGCGAGAAGATGCAGTCGGAGATCCACTCGACGTCGGGCCAGCGGCGCAAGAAGGCGACCAAGCGCCTGAAGGTGATCGAGTCGCTCCGCAAGTCCGGCAACCGGCCGGAGTGGATGGTGTTCACGGTACTGCCGGTGATGCCGCCGGAGCTGCGGCCGATGGTCCAGCTCGATGGCGGACGCTTCGCGACGAGCGACCTCAATGACCTGTACCGCCGCGTGATCAACCGCAACAACCGCCTGAAGCGGCTGCTGGAGCTGGGCGCGCCGGAGATCATCATCCGCAACGAGAAGCGGATGCTGCAGGAAGCCGTCGACTCGTTGATCGATAACGGGCGGCGGGGCAGGGCCGTGGCGGGGTCGGGGAACCACAAGCTGAAGAGCCTGAGCGACATGCTCAAGGGGAAGCAGGGGCGGTTCCGCCAGAATCTGCTCGGCAAGCGCGTCGACTATTCGGGACGCTCGGTGATCGTCGTCGGCCCGGAGCTGGAATTGCACCAGTGCGGGCTGCCGAAGCGAATGGCGCTCGAGCTGTTCAAGCCGTTCGTGATGCACGCGCTGGTGGCCAAGGGGCTTTCGCACAACATCAAGAACGCGAAGCGGCTCGTCGAGCGAGCACGTCCCGAGGTCTGGGACGTGCTGGACGAGGTGATCCGGACGCGCCCGGTGTTGCTCAACCGCGCACCGACGCTGCACCGGCTGGGCATCCAGGCGTTCGAGCCCGTGCTCATCGAAGGCAGCGCGATCCAGATCCACCCGCTCGTCTGCACCGCCTTCAACGCGGACTTCGACGGCGACCAGATGGCCGTACACGTGCCGCTGTCGCGCGAGGCGGTGGCGGAAGCGCGGCAGATCATGCTTTCGACGCACAACCTGCTTTCGCCGGGGTCGGGTGAGCCGATCATCGCACCGACGCTCGACATGGTGCTGGGCTGCTATTACCTGACAGTCGACAAGCCAAACGGGCGCGGCGCCTACAAGGCAGGGAGCAACGGCTCGCCGCCCGAGGGGGTGTACGGCAGCCCGGAGGAAGCGCGACTGGCGCATGATCTCGGCATCGTCGACCTGCACGCGCGGATCCGCGTGCGCGTCCCGTTCGAGAAGCCGCGCCTGCCCAAGCGAGCGCCGAGCGAGGCGTTCCCGGCGCTGCCGGAGCCGAGCTACGACGGCGCCTCCGAGACGACGTTCTCGTACGAGTCGTCGGTCGCGGTCGCGGAGCCCGCGCCGGGCGGACGCGCACGCACGGCGATGCTGGACACGACGGTGGGCCGGCTGATCTTCAACGAGATCCTGCCGGGCGGCGTTGGTTCGTCGGTCAGCGGCGATATCGATTACATCAACGAGAAGATGGACCGCAAGATGCTCAAGACGGTCGTGGCTCGCTGCTACGACGTGCTCGGCAACGAGGACACGGCGCAAGTCGTCGACAACATCAAGCGCATCGGCTTCGAGTACGCGACGCAGTCGGGCATCACGATCGCCGTGAACGACCTGCGCGTGCCCGCCGAGAAGGCGGGTCTGATCGAGAAGGCGGAGCAGTCGATCCGCGAGATCGAAGACGAGTACGAGATGGGGCTGATCACCGACCAGGAGCGTTACGACGCGACGGTGGAGGTGTGGAGCCGCACGACGGAGGAAGTCAAGAAGACGATCCAGGACCAGTTGGACCACTACGGCTCGGTCTACATGATGGCGATCTCGGGTGCGAAGGGTAACATCAGCCAGATCACCCAGATGGCCGGCATGCGCGGACTGATGACGGACCCGTCCGGACGCATCATCGACCTGCCGATTCGGTCGAGCTTCCGCGAGGGGCTGACGGTGCTCGAGTACTTCATCTCGACGCACGGCGCTCGCAAGGGCCTCGCCGACACGGCGCTCCGTACGGCGGATTCCGGGTACCTGACGCGGCGCCTGATCGACGTGGCGCAGGATGTGATCATCCTCCAAGAAGACTGCGGCACGCGCATGGGCGTCTGGCTCGACCAGCCGGATGCCGGCGTGCTGGAGTCGTTCAGCGAACGCATCGTCGGACGCTACTCGGCGATGGACCTCGAAGATCCGGAGAAGCCGGAGGAGATCCTGGTCGCGTTCAACCAGGAGATCGACGACCTCAAGGCGGCGCGGATCGACGAGTTGGGGCTGGAGCGCGTGTACGTGCGCTCGGCGCTGACCTGCCAGTCGAAGCGCGGCATCTGCCAGCAGTGCTACGGGCGCAGTCCGGCGCGCGGGCGTGTCGTGAACGTCGGCGAGGCCGTGGGTATCGTCGCGGCGCAGTCGATCGGCGAGCCGGGGACACAGCTCACGATGCGCACGTTCCACACCGGTGGTGTGGCGAGCGGCATGGACATCACGAGCGGTCTTCCGCGTGTCGAGGAGCTGTTCGAGGCACGAGTGCCGAAGGGCCAGGCGCTGATCAGCGAGATCGACGGCTCGGCGGAGGTCGTCCGCGAAGGCGACGCCCGGCGCATCCGCGTGAAGAACACGGAACTGTACAGCGACGAGTACGAGATCCCCGCGGGCGCGAAGATGCTCGTCAAGAAGGACGACATCATCGAGCAGGGGACGATCCTTGCGCGGCTGGCGGAGTTGCCGTCGGGTGAAAAGAAGAAGAAGAAGAAAGCGGAAGAGGAGCCGGAGAAGAAGCCGAAGGCCAAGTCGCGATCGAAGAAGAAGGTCGAGGAATTGCCCGAGGTCCTGGAAGGCGACGTCGTTGCGCGCATCGGCGGCCGCGTCCAGGTGACGGGCAAGAAGGTCTCGATCGTCTACGAAGAGCGGGAAGAGCGCGAGTACCCGGTGCCGGCGGCGGCGCGGCTGCGCGTCGACAATGGCGACCCGGTACACGCTGGCCAGCAGCTCACGGAAGGCTCGCTGAATCCGCAGGAGATCCTCCGGATCATGGGGCCGGAAGCCGTCCAGCTCTACCTGGTGGAAGAAGTGCAGAAGGTCTACCGGTCGCAGGGTGTGGTGATTAACGACAAGCACATCGAGGTGATCGTGCGGCAGATGCTGCGGAAGGTGCGGGTCGATGCGCCGGCCGATACGGCGTTGTTGCCCAACGACATCATCGACCGCTTCGAGTACGAGGAGATCAACGCGCGCGTGCTGGCGGAAGGCGGCGAGCCGGCGACGGCGGTGCCGGTACTGCTGGGCGTGACGAAGGCCTCGCTGAGCACGAACTCATTCCTGGCGGCGGCATCGTTCCAGGAGACGACGCGCGTCCTCACGGAGGCGGCGATCAGCGGCCAGAAGGACCACCTGCTCGGCCTGAAGGAGAACGTGATCATCGGGAAGCTCATTCCGGCGCGGGCGACGATCGACCTGCCGCCGCCGCCGGTCAAGGAGATCCCGCTCCCGGAGGTGCTCGAACTGGAAGAGGGCGACGACCTCTTCGGCGAGGACGACGAAGTCCGCGGCTTGCTCGGCGCGCTCGTGCTCGACGAGCCGGAGGAAGAAGGCACGGCAGAGCCGGCGGACGACGACGAAGACGCGCCGGTGGCCGAAGTCGCCGAGCCAACGCCCGAAGACCTGCTCGCCGATCATGCCGCCGACGAAGTGCTCGAGATCGAGGACAGCGCACCGGCGGCGCCGGAGATCCCGAAGGGGTTCGTCGCTGAGCCGGACGAGTAGACCGCACTGCAAGTGCTAAACGAGGACGGGGCCGCGCGGCCCCGTCCTTTGCTTTATCTGTCTATCGTGACGGGGATCAGGCGGCGTCTTCTCGCTTGCCCTCGATGACGGCCGTGAGCAGGTCTTCGACGCTCATGCCGCTCGTCGGGAACGCGGCGCAGCGGATGCTGATCTGGGGCTGCGGCACCTCCGGGAAGCGCCGCGCAACCATCTCGCAGACGACGTCGCGCAGGCGGCCGGCCGAGAGCTGCGTGCCATCGATGCCGGTCTCGGTGTGGATAACGGCGTAGCGCCCGCCGACGGCGCCCAGGATATCGGAGTCGCGCACGGTGGCGAGCAACTGGCCGCCGATGCGCCGCAGCAGGTGGTCGGTGAAGAAGTCGCCGAAGCGCTGACGGATGTCCGGTTCGTTATCGAGCCAGAGGACGGCAAGCCCCACTTCGCGACCGTAGCGGCGCGCGCGCGTGACCTCGCGGCGGAGTAGCGCGAGCAGGAAGTCCTCGTCCGGCACCCAGAGCCGCCGGTCGACGGAGTGCAGGCGGCGCGCTTCCTCGCGCTGGCGGAGCTGGTAGATCGCCACCGCGGCGTGCGATGCGAGAATGTTCACCATGTGCTGCGTCGCGGGCGAGTCATCGACGCAGAACAATGCGACGCCGATGTGCTCGCGGTTGTAGGCGATGGGCGCGACGATGACGCTGTCGACGCCGGCATCGCGCCCACGCTCGCCGAAGAGGTCCGCAAAGGGCAGGGCGATGGCATCGGCGCGTTGCTCCGCATCGGTGAGCGCCGCGCGGAGGACGTCGTTCGAGGCGAGCGCGTCGATCTCGAGTTCCTGCCAGAGATCGCGCGCCGTCGCCGGGCGGGGCGATGCTGAGGCGGAAGGCCGGTAGACGCCGCGCTCGTCGGAGAGGGCGAGGACGGTCAGGGCAGCCCCGAACGCCTTTTCGCCGATGAACTCCAAACGACCGGTGAGCCACGGCATGTCCGGCGAAGCATGCACGGACGCCAGGTTCTCGGCGAGGTATGCGTACCGCTCGCTGGCTTCTTCCGCCGCTTCGAAGCCGCTCGTCCGTTCCATGATGGAGTATCGGCGGCAGGCTGCCGTGGTGCGTAGGGATTCCGCCTAAGGAGCCGGCGATCGGCGCTGACGCCGATCTGCAACCCCCTGCAGGACAGATGGCTTCGAAGCTCAGGCGCTGGTGGCGCCGGGCTGCGGCTGGCCGGCCTGCGATGGCATCCAGACGCCGATCCCCGGCTTGCCGCCGAAGTGGTCGCTGATGTAGTGGTCGGCGCGGATCGCCGCCGTCGCGCCATCGCCGGCCGACGAGACGACCTGGCGCGCCGACTGGGCGCGGATATCGCCCGCCGCGAAGAGCCCCGGCACGTCGGTCTCCATCCACTCGTTCACGAAGATGTGACCGCCCTCATCCATGCGCAGCTTGTCGCGCAGGTAGTTCGTATTCGGCGTCAGGCCAATGAAAATGAAGACAGCGGCGACCGGTAGTTCCGACTGCTCTCCGGTAACGATGTTCTTCAGCTTCACGACCTTCACGGCGTCATCACCCGCAATCTCCTCGACGACGGTGTTCCAGATGAACTCCATCTTCGGCTCGGCGAAGGCGCGCTCCTGGAGGATCGCGCTGGCCCGCAGTTCGTCGCGGCGGTGGATGAGGTAGACCTTGGAGGCGTAGCGGGAGACGAAGAGGCCTTCGTCCATCGCGGCATCGCCGCCGCCGACGACGGCGACGACCTGATCTTTGAAGAACGCCGCATCGCACGTGGCGCAGTAGGAGACGCCGTAGCCCGTGAGGCGCTCTTCGCCCTCGACGCCGAGGCGGTTATAGTCGGCGCCGCCGGTGATGATCACGGCCTTCGCGCGATAGTCGCCCTCGGTCGTGCGCACGACATGCATCTGGCCGTCCTGCTCGACGTCCGTGACGTCGGCGTAGGCGGTCTCCATGCCGTACTTCTCGGCCTGCTTGTGCATATTTTCGGCGAGGTCGAAGCCGTTGATGTTGTCGAAGCCCGGGTAGTTCTCGACGTCGGCGGTGAGCGCGATCTGGCCGCCGGTGACCTTGCGCTCGATGATCAGCGTGCGGCGGCGGGCGCGCGCGGCGTAGAGCCCCGCGGACAGCCCCGCCGGGCCGGCGCCAACGATCACGATGTCGTATTCGGGCGTTTCTATAGCTGGTGTGGTCACCGCAGGCTCCTTCGAGGCGTCACCGGCATGCGGACATGATACTGATGCAGCGGCGGCCCGCCGCCGGTGGCGTGCCGCCGTGGCGAGGCGGAAGCTAGACGAGCGCCGCGTCGAGGCGCTTCTTGAGGTCGCTCTTGGGCCTGAATCCGATGATCTGGCCCACCGGCTCGCCGCCCTTGAAGACGAGCAGCGTCGGGATGCTCCGAATCCCGTACTTTGAGGCGGTGCCGACGTTGTCATCGGTGTTGAGCTTGACGAACTTCACCTTGCCGTCGTACTCGGTCGACAGCTCATCGACGATGGGGGCGACCATGCGACACGGCCCGCACCACGGCGCCCAGAAGTCCACCAGCACGGGCTTGTCGGCCTGGAGTACCTCGTTATCGAAGTTGGCGTCGGTTACTTCGTACGGCTTGGTCATCTTGTCGGGTCTCCTTCGTCTGGTCTGCGTCGCCTGTGGGTTGACTTCCTTGCTGAAGACAGCATATGATACCCCCGAGGGGTATGTCAAGGTACATCGCGAACGTGGCGGAGCGCCCTTCCGGAGCATGACTTATGACCATCCCCGCGACCGACCGACCCGAACGCAAGAGCCTCGAAGACGACATCGCGCGGCGGCTGCGCCGCATCGAAGGACAGGCGCGCGGCGTCCAGAAGATGCTCGATGAGCGCCGCGACTGCGAAGAGATGCTGACGCAGACGATGGCGATGCGCAGCGCGCTGGACCAGGTGGGGGCGCGCCTGATGGAGCATCACCTCGACCGCTGCGTGCTCGAGGGCTTCGACTGCGATGCCGAGCGGATGGATAACCTGCGCGAGGCGCTCAAGCTATGGACGCGGTTCGGGCAGCCGGCGCCCGCGATGACCGTGGCGCCGTACGAGGACTGAGTTCTCAGTTCTAAGTTCTCAGTCTTAAGTAGGTCATCGCCCACGCCGCTTGACGTTCACGACGCCTCACGCGAGAATCGGCGGCTATGAGGACGAGAGCGGAACTCGCGGTTGCTACGCTGACGAGCGCACGCGACCAGCTCACCAGAAACCTCCGCACGCTGACGCTCGATGAGGCGTTGCAATCGGCCGGCGGCTTTCGCTCGATCGTCGGCATCCTCAAGCACACCGCCAGTTGGAGTCACGTCTACCAGTCGTACGCGTTCGACGCGCAGCCGCGCCA
This is a stretch of genomic DNA from Dehalococcoidia bacterium. It encodes these proteins:
- a CDS encoding DNA-directed RNA polymerase subunit beta, producing MVSTRSLVPESKKSYAKIAHVLDIPHLIHIQLSSFEWFRKEGLRELLDEISPIEDFTGTRMKLRFRDYSFGDPKHTELDCRERDMTYSAPLKVWVELEVKETGEVKEQELFMGDFPLMTPNGTFVINGAERVVVSQLVRSPGVYFTQETDPTTGRQLCYGKLIPNRGAWLEFETSNKDVMSVKVDRKRKIPVTTLLRAIDQQEGLSDSELGTDERILAKFADIDTNEEHQYIRTTLDKEASSSKQEALLDFYRRLRPGDPPTLENARGLLNSLFFNPRRYDLGRVGRYKLNRRLQLDTEQKIRVLQPRDLETIIRTQLQLNNGVGHPDDIDHLGNRRVRAVGELIQNQFRIGLLRMERVVRERMTIIDPDQATPSALINIRPVVASMKEFFGGSQLSQFMDQTNPLAELTHKRRLSALGPGGLSRDRAGFDVRDVHFSHYGRICPIETPEGPNIGLIGSLATYGIVNPYGFIETPYRRVVGELPADSAEWVGRYLAEDVDGVGDAGTQIDDAAAKKLSRKGNKPVKVRPFVSTQIEYLAADEEDRYVIAQANAILDENNHFIEDRIEARVGERFIMEPPNRVEWMDVSPKQILSVATSLIPFLEHNDAPRALMGSNMQRQAVPLVRPETPIVMTGVEAQAAQDSGQVIIAENEGMVLQADSKMIRVQYEGEPEITEYPLLKFVRSNQGTCINQRPTVKTGDRVWRGTPLADSSSTSKGELALGQSVLCAFMSWQGYNFEDAIILSEALVRDDKFTSIHIEKHEVESRDTKLGPEEITRDIPNVGEESLRDLDEDGIIRVGAEVNSGDILVGKITPKGETELTAEEKLLRAIFGEKAREVKDTSLRVPHGERGKVIDVKVFRRDTHDELPAGVNELVRVSIAQRRKVSEGDKMAGRHGNKGVVARILPVEDMPYLADGTPVDIILNPIGVPSRMNVGQVLETHLGWAANQLGFRAVTPVFDGASDRLIEDELARAWLAQQADALYRATNGSGDGVSPYEKLDMEKLDAWLSARGYDSREVLDPTRAGVAKQACLEVWLETVVGAKRVKGMAPEKIEEKVSEAAFQGLAPPTWGKQAVLDGRTGEPFDQPVTVGYIYMLKLVHLVEDKIHARSTGPYSLITQQPLGGKAQFGGQRFGEMEVWALEAYGAAHILQELLTVKSDDIVGRVKAYEAIVKGEDVLEPGVPESFKVLVKELQSLGLSVEVLNEDEESVEFVEEGEGVPELGINLSGFEGEERISA
- a CDS encoding diguanylate cyclase gives rise to the protein MERTSGFEAAEEASERYAYLAENLASVHASPDMPWLTGRLEFIGEKAFGAALTVLALSDERGVYRPSASASPRPATARDLWQELEIDALASNDVLRAALTDAEQRADAIALPFADLFGERGRDAGVDSVIVAPIAYNREHIGVALFCVDDSPATQHMVNILASHAAVAIYQLRQREEARRLHSVDRRLWVPDEDFLLALLRREVTRARRYGREVGLAVLWLDNEPDIRQRFGDFFTDHLLRRIGGQLLATVRDSDILGAVGGRYAVIHTETGIDGTQLSAGRLRDVVCEMVARRFPEVPQPQISIRCAAFPTSGMSVEDLLTAVIEGKREDAA
- the trxB gene encoding thioredoxin-disulfide reductase, translated to MTTPAIETPEYDIVIVGAGPAGLSAGLYAARARRRTLIIERKVTGGQIALTADVENYPGFDNINGFDLAENMHKQAEKYGMETAYADVTDVEQDGQMHVVRTTEGDYRAKAVIITGGADYNRLGVEGEERLTGYGVSYCATCDAAFFKDQVVAVVGGGDAAMDEGLFVSRYASKVYLIHRRDELRASAILQERAFAEPKMEFIWNTVVEEIAGDDAVKVVKLKNIVTGEQSELPVAAVFIFIGLTPNTNYLRDKLRMDEGGHIFVNEWMETDVPGLFAAGDIRAQSARQVVSSAGDGATAAIRADHYISDHFGGKPGIGVWMPSQAGQPQPGATSA
- the trxA gene encoding thioredoxin; translation: MLRKGAPPRSRCTLTYPSGVSYAVFSKEVNPQATQTRRRRPDKMTKPYEVTDANFDNEVLQADKPVLVDFWAPWCGPCRMVAPIVDELSTEYDGKVKFVKLNTDDNVGTASKYGIRSIPTLLVFKGGEPVGQIIGFRPKSDLKKRLDAALV
- a CDS encoding metal-sensitive transcriptional regulator, whose translation is MTIPATDRPERKSLEDDIARRLRRIEGQARGVQKMLDERRDCEEMLTQTMAMRSALDQVGARLMEHHLDRCVLEGFDCDAERMDNLREALKLWTRFGQPAPAMTVAPYED